TATGATGCTCAAGCAGCAATTTGCTGACGCCGTTCAAGGCCGACTGGATCGAGGAGATCTGGTTTAATACATCATCACAGTACGTATCCTTCTCAATTAAGCCCTTTACACCGCGAATCTGTCCTTCAATCCGGTTCAACCGGCTGACGAGGTTGCTTTTCGTTTTGTCGGAATGATGGCTCTTCCGTTCACTGGTTACTGCGCATGCATCATGTACATGGTTCTCGGCTGTCATACCCATTCCCCCCTTGATCACATTACTTCATCTTATTCTAACCCTATTCTCAGTATATCATATAGCCCCCCACCCTATAAAGCCCAGCTTATGGAATAAAGATTGAAGCCATAGCCGGATGTACATCGGGATCGATTCAATTATTGAGATTTTAGAACGATTCATATAACATGGTCAAAAGGTTAATCATCATTTTACGGGAGTGAACAAAATGAGCCGTATCACCATATTAATCGCGGATGATGAGTCCGAGATTGCCGACCTGATCGAGCTGCATTTAAAAAAAGAGGGTTACCACTGCATTAAGGCACGCAATGGCCAGGATGCCATTCATGCGGTTCAAACGTATCCGATTGATCTGGCTATTTTGGATATTATGATGCCCAAGCTCGACGGCTATGAAGTAACAAGGCAAATTCGCGAAAAGTTTTTACTGCCTATTATTTTTCTCAGTGCCAAAATTTCGGACCTCGATAAAATCGAGGGATTGGTGCGAGGGGCGGATGATTATATGACCAAGCCGTTCAACCCCATGGAGTTGGTAGCTCGCGTGAACGCCCATCTCAGGCGTACCAAGCAGTTGAGTCAGTCGGCAGCAGAAGTGAATAAACCTATCGTGGAGATCGGGGGCGCCGTCATTTATCCGGATCAGCGAGTGGTCGAGCTCTACGGTAAGCCCATTGAATTGACGCCCAAAGAATTTGATATCTTGTATCTGCTCGCCAGGCATCCCAAAAAAGTCCATAGTGCCGAACATATATTTCAGCAGGTATGGGGCGAAGACT
Above is a window of Paenibacillus sp. FSL K6-1330 DNA encoding:
- a CDS encoding metal-sensitive transcriptional regulator, with product MTAENHVHDACAVTSERKSHHSDKTKSNLVSRLNRIEGQIRGVKGLIEKDTYCDDVLNQISSIQSALNGVSKLLLEHHMKSCVVERLQEGDDDVITELLTTMNKLMK
- a CDS encoding response regulator transcription factor yields the protein MSRITILIADDESEIADLIELHLKKEGYHCIKARNGQDAIHAVQTYPIDLAILDIMMPKLDGYEVTRQIREKFLLPIIFLSAKISDLDKIEGLVRGADDYMTKPFNPMELVARVNAHLRRTKQLSQSAAEVNKPIVEIGGAVIYPDQRVVELYGKPIELTPKEFDILYLLARHPKKVHSAEHIFQQVWGEDYYEGRNTVMVHIRTLRKKLGEDTNKHKLIKTVWGVGYTIHV